One window of the Emcibacter sp. genome contains the following:
- a CDS encoding adenylosuccinate synthase, whose amino-acid sequence MANVVVIGSQWGDEGKGKIVDWLSERADVVVRFQGGHNAGHTLVVDGEVYKLSLLPSGIVRGGKQSVIGNGVVVDPWALVSEMDRLRAQGVDVGPHNLILAENAPLILPLHGELDAIREDATNASTKGGPKIGTTRRGIGPAYEDKVARRALRACDLKSDAAIEMRVDVLLSHHNPLRRGLGVAEVDREELIKQIREIAPKIIPFVQASWRVLDEARHSRKRILFEGAQGTMLDIDHGTYPFVTSSNTIAGQAAGGSGTGPGTLNYVLGITKAYTTRVGEGPFPTELTDEVGQGLGKRGHEFGTVTGRSRRCGWFDAVMVRQAAKIGGITGIALTKLDVLDGMDELKLCVGYELNGERLDYFPASTEDQAKVTPVYESLEGWSDSTFGARSWKDLPATAIKYIRRIEELIETPVALLSTSPERDDTILVTDPFEG is encoded by the coding sequence GTGGCGAATGTTGTAGTGATCGGGTCCCAGTGGGGCGATGAGGGCAAAGGCAAGATTGTCGACTGGCTGAGCGAGAGGGCCGATGTGGTCGTCCGTTTCCAGGGCGGTCATAATGCCGGTCATACCCTTGTGGTTGACGGCGAGGTCTATAAACTGAGCCTGCTGCCGTCCGGTATCGTCCGCGGCGGCAAACAGTCCGTGATCGGCAACGGCGTCGTGGTTGATCCCTGGGCTCTTGTTTCCGAAATGGACCGGCTCCGCGCCCAGGGCGTGGATGTTGGCCCCCACAATCTTATTCTGGCGGAAAACGCCCCGCTGATCCTGCCGCTGCACGGGGAACTTGACGCCATCCGCGAGGACGCCACCAACGCCTCCACCAAGGGCGGTCCCAAGATCGGCACCACCCGCCGCGGCATCGGCCCGGCCTATGAGGACAAGGTCGCCCGCCGGGCCCTGCGCGCCTGTGATCTGAAATCCGACGCCGCCATTGAAATGCGCGTCGATGTGCTGCTGTCGCACCATAACCCGCTGCGTCGCGGTCTTGGCGTGGCCGAGGTCGACAGGGAAGAGCTGATCAAACAGATCAGGGAAATCGCGCCAAAGATCATCCCGTTCGTGCAGGCCAGCTGGCGGGTGCTGGACGAAGCCCGGCACAGCCGCAAGCGCATCCTGTTCGAGGGCGCCCAGGGCACCATGCTGGACATCGACCACGGCACCTATCCCTTTGTGACCTCCTCCAACACCATCGCCGGTCAGGCGGCGGGCGGCAGCGGCACCGGACCGGGCACCCTCAACTATGTTCTCGGCATCACCAAGGCCTATACCACCCGGGTGGGCGAGGGACCGTTCCCCACCGAACTGACCGATGAAGTCGGCCAGGGCCTGGGCAAGCGCGGCCATGAATTCGGCACCGTCACCGGGCGCAGCCGCCGCTGCGGCTGGTTCGATGCGGTGATGGTCCGCCAGGCCGCCAAGATCGGCGGCATTACCGGTATCGCCCTGACCAAGCTTGATGTGCTGGACGGCATGGACGAACTCAAGCTCTGTGTCGGCTATGAACTCAACGGCGAACGCCTTGACTATTTCCCGGCCTCCACCGAGGACCAGGCGAAAGTCACCCCGGTCTATGAAAGCCTTGAAGGCTGGTCCGACAGCACCTTCGGGGCCAGAAGCTGGAAGGATCTGCCGGCCACGGCGATCAAATATATCCGCCGCATCGAGGAACTGATCGAGACTCCGGTGGCGCTGCTCAGCACCAGCCCCGAGCGCGACGACACGATTCTGGTCACAGATCCCTTCGAGGGATAA
- a CDS encoding Abi family protein has protein sequence MKFEKPPFSPDQHIALLQNRDLKIDDKEKAKYYLHNIGYYRLSAYFIPFRKTEPVDIEHQFKEDITFQNILDLYIFDRQLRLILYDALERIEVAVRTQITNCLSLNHGTHWFENSSLFNSPLDHAQIIVKFARDVGHNNGGRQSSEAIRHYYKKYKEPQLPPTWMVMEELSIGTLSRLFKFLKNEEKKDIANHFSVSCDVLENWLHSLTVLRNTCAHHSRTWNRTFPSVKIPRKGPNLGIVRENKLQGQICVMKHMMNLIAGDTSWHDRLIAHIKTCPIPYEKDMGFIKQNKP, from the coding sequence ATGAAATTTGAGAAGCCACCGTTTAGTCCAGATCAGCATATTGCACTTCTTCAAAATCGAGATCTAAAAATCGACGATAAGGAGAAGGCAAAATATTATTTACATAATATTGGCTATTATAGACTTTCAGCTTATTTTATCCCTTTCCGAAAAACAGAACCTGTAGACATAGAGCATCAATTTAAGGAAGATATTACATTTCAAAACATACTTGATTTATATATATTTGATAGACAGCTTAGACTAATTTTATATGATGCTCTAGAAAGAATAGAAGTTGCTGTCAGAACGCAAATAACAAACTGTTTATCCCTGAATCATGGAACCCACTGGTTTGAAAACTCTTCTTTGTTTAATAGCCCCCTAGACCATGCACAAATTATTGTTAAGTTTGCAAGAGATGTAGGGCATAATAACGGTGGCAGGCAAAGCAGCGAAGCCATACGACATTATTATAAAAAATATAAGGAACCTCAACTTCCACCAACATGGATGGTAATGGAAGAACTCAGCATTGGCACATTATCTCGCCTTTTTAAATTCCTAAAAAATGAAGAAAAAAAAGATATCGCCAATCACTTTTCAGTTTCATGTGATGTTCTTGAGAATTGGCTTCATAGCTTAACAGTTCTAAGAAACACCTGTGCTCATCATTCCAGAACATGGAATAGAACATTTCCCTCCGTAAAAATACCGCGTAAAGGGCCAAACCTTGGCATTGTCAGAGAAAATAAACTCCAAGGTCAAATTTGTGTAATGAAACACATGATGAATTTGATCGCAGGTGATACTTCATGGCATGATAGACTTATTGCACATATAAAAACCTGCCCAATACCTTATGAAAAAGATATGGGTTTTATTAAGCAAAACAAACCCTAA
- a CDS encoding type III PLP-dependent enzyme: MDYYHSVNGVLADLEPVEPVFCHRPFAARRAAKWFLDHFQGDVLYAVKSNPSPVILDALYEAGIRHFDVASPAELERVAAFKDARFYNMNPVKHPRHIAISYFDYGVRDFSVDCMAELDKVLQATGYAKDLNIFVRLAVNNASSMLPLDRKYGVPLLDSAELLMAARLNSEKLGVCFHVGSQCMDPEAYRQAITLANQAIVRAGVLVDTLDVGGGFPSAYPGVQPLDMSQYTNVIHEAFADSLASENSRLICEPGRALSAETGSLITQVTLRKDNYLYLTEGAYGALFDAAHLKFRYPVKMIRPGDNGEQARLTGFSFYGPTCDSIDYMPGPFMLPEDIGIGDYVEVGMLGAYGQSLRTSFNGFHQGPEVIVGDEPMLSMYRNEVAEEAAAEAAGQYFANDDVVPLQAQLGE; the protein is encoded by the coding sequence ATGGACTATTATCATAGTGTGAACGGGGTTCTGGCTGACCTTGAGCCAGTCGAACCCGTCTTTTGCCACCGCCCTTTTGCCGCACGTCGTGCAGCGAAATGGTTCCTTGATCATTTCCAGGGCGATGTGCTCTATGCGGTGAAGTCAAATCCTTCGCCGGTGATCCTTGACGCGCTCTATGAAGCCGGGATTCGTCATTTCGATGTCGCCTCTCCGGCCGAGCTCGAAAGAGTGGCCGCCTTCAAGGATGCCCGCTTCTACAACATGAATCCGGTCAAACATCCCCGCCATATTGCGATTTCCTATTTCGACTATGGTGTGCGGGATTTCTCCGTCGATTGCATGGCAGAGCTCGACAAAGTGCTGCAGGCGACAGGCTATGCCAAGGACCTGAATATCTTCGTGCGCCTGGCCGTCAACAACGCCAGCAGCATGCTGCCGCTGGACCGCAAATACGGTGTGCCGTTGCTCGACAGCGCCGAACTCCTGATGGCCGCCCGCCTGAACTCCGAAAAGCTCGGCGTCTGCTTCCATGTGGGAAGCCAGTGCATGGACCCTGAAGCCTACCGCCAGGCCATTACCCTCGCCAACCAGGCGATTGTGCGGGCCGGCGTGCTGGTCGATACCCTGGATGTGGGCGGTGGTTTTCCGTCCGCCTATCCGGGCGTACAGCCGCTTGACATGAGCCAGTATACCAATGTGATTCACGAGGCCTTTGCGGACTCTCTGGCGTCCGAGAACAGCCGCCTGATCTGCGAGCCGGGCCGGGCGCTTTCTGCCGAAACCGGATCGCTGATCACCCAGGTCACCCTGCGCAAGGATAACTATCTGTATCTGACCGAAGGCGCATACGGCGCCCTGTTCGATGCCGCCCACCTGAAGTTCCGCTATCCGGTCAAAATGATCCGCCCCGGCGATAATGGCGAGCAGGCCAGACTGACAGGTTTCAGCTTCTACGGCCCGACCTGCGACAGCATCGACTATATGCCCGGCCCCTTCATGCTGCCGGAAGACATCGGCATCGGCGACTATGTCGAGGTCGGCATGCTCGGTGCCTACGGCCAGAGCCTGCGCACCTCCTTTAACGGCTTCCATCAGGGCCCGGAAGTGATCGTCGGCGATGAACCCATGCTCAGCATGTACCGCAATGAGGTGGCAGAAGAAGCGGCTGCCGAGGCCGCCGGCCAGTATTTTGCCAATGACGACGTCGTCCCCCTGCAGGCGCAGCTGGGCGAATAG
- a CDS encoding thioesterase family protein produces MNDNSIPFTAPFQVAWRDLDYNRHMANIAYFSYAAQTRQLYFAARGFGLEEFEASGVGPATLDETIHYHREMKFLEHFTVDYLCGGMNSKKTRYVIVNRFRGEDGEIRADISSHFVWMDLKTRRAVAPPSAIGDLMDGLVRTDDFREL; encoded by the coding sequence ATGAATGACAACAGCATCCCTTTTACCGCCCCGTTCCAGGTGGCCTGGCGCGATCTGGACTATAACCGCCATATGGCCAATATCGCCTATTTCTCCTATGCGGCCCAGACCCGGCAGCTCTATTTCGCCGCCCGCGGCTTCGGGCTCGAGGAATTCGAGGCCTCCGGCGTCGGTCCCGCCACCCTGGATGAAACCATCCATTATCACCGGGAAATGAAATTCCTGGAGCACTTCACCGTCGATTATCTCTGCGGCGGCATGAATAGCAAAAAAACCCGCTATGTGATTGTCAATCGTTTCCGGGGCGAGGACGGCGAGATCAGGGCCGACATCAGCAGCCATTTCGTCTGGATGGACCTCAAGACCCGCCGGGCCGTCGCCCCGCCGTCCGCCATCGGCGACCTGATGGACGGACTGGTCAGGACCGATGATTTCAGGGAACTTTAG